From Pagrus major chromosome 9, Pma_NU_1.0, the proteins below share one genomic window:
- the pou1f1 gene encoding pituitary-specific positive transcription factor 1: MACQAFSADSFTPLTVDSPLPILMHHASASDCLPNTSHTHSMVSPVSSGLSLGQSAKRSHMHLSTSSLGNGPPSLHYPVTPCHYSNQQATYGMMAAQEMLSASISQTRILQTCGVPHPNIVSGPNPLQGSLTPCLYKFPDHGLSSGSCALSHGFSSLPSAFLSTDEAPGGPSVGEVKTDTQRKSVRDLEDAPTMDSPQIRELEMFANDFKIRRIKLGYTQTNVGEALAAVHGSEFSQTTICRFENLQLSFKNACKLKAILAKWLDEAELAGALYNDKIGMNERKRKRRTTISLGAKEALERSFVEKSKPSSQEIARIAKGLHLEKEVVRVWFCNRRQREKRVKTSLTLSSCFSKISQNCIAQMSKTQRPMT, translated from the exons ATGGCATGTCAGGCATTCAGTGCTGACTCTTTCACCCCACTCACAGTAGACTCACCCTTGCCCATCCTAATGCACCACGCCTCTGCTAGTGACTGCCTGCCAAACACCTCCCATACACACAGCATGGTGTCTCCAG TATCATCTGGCCTGTCTCTGGGTCAGTCCGCCAAACGCTCCCACATGCACCTGTCCACCTCATCCCTTGGCAACGGCCCCCcaagcctacattacccagtCACCCCCTGTCACTACAGCAACCAGCAGGCCACCTACGGCATGATGGCAG ctcAGGAGATGCTCTCTGCTAGTATTTCTCAGACTCGTATCCTGCAGACATGTGGTGTCCCTCACCCGAACATAGTGAGCGGTCCAAACCCATTGCAAG ggtCTCTTACTCCTTGCTTGTACAAGTTTCCGGATCATGGTTTAAGTAGTGGTTCCTGTGCATTAAGCCACGGTTTCTCCTCACTGCCTTCGGCCTTCCTCTCCACTGATGAGGCCCCTGGGGGCCCCAGCGTTGGAGAGGTGAAAACTGACACCCAAAGGAAGAGCGTGCGGGACCTGGAAGATGCCCCCACTATGGACTCCCCGCAGATACGAGAGCTGGAGATGTTCGCCAATGACTTCAAAATACGGAGGATCAAACTGG GCTACACACAGACTAATGTGGGCGAGGCTCTCGCTGCAGTACACGGCTCAGAGTTCAGCCAGACCACGATCTGCCGCTTTGAAAATCTGCAGCTGAGCTTCAAGAACGCCTGCAAACTCAAGGCCATCCTGGCTAAATGGCTTGACGAAGCTGAGCTGGCTGGAG CCTTGTACAATGATAAAATAGGAATGAATGAGCGCAAGAGGAAAAGGAGAACAACTATCAG CCTTGGAGCTAAGGAGGCTCTGGAGCGCAGCTTTGTGGAAAAAAGTAAGCCATCCTCCCAGGAAATAGCCCGGATAGCCAAAGGCCTCCATCTGGAGAAGGAGGTTGTGAGAGTGTGGTTCTGCAACCGACGCCAGAGAGAGAAGCGGGTGAAAACCAGCCTGACTCTCAGCTCGTGTTTTAGCAAAATCAGCCAGAACTGCATCGCGCAGATGAGCAAAACACAAAGACCGATGACGTAA